TTCGCCTCCTGAGCAGAGACGATGCCTGTAAAAAGAGAGAAAACTCCACAAAACAGTGCCAAAAATATAAACCTTTTCATCTCACACCTCCTGATTATTCGATTCATTGTCGCCTATTAAACCCTTTTTTTATTACTAAACTTCTTTTCCCGTCCTGTCACCTCCTTCCATTTTTTTTAAAACTTTCTTTCCTTCCGCCAGAGGCTGATAATAAAAAAAAATGGCGCCCTGCCCTGCAGAACGCCATCGTTTCATTCACATCAATGTGAGGTTCCCACCCTTTACATCGGGTTATAGCACTACAAGTCGGATCGAGTAGACGCCGGTAACCTAATTCCTCATTTCCTTATTGAACCGGGTATATTTATCTTTAATCCTGTTTCGTATCTTGAGTACCATCACGTGGGAGATCCCGAGCCTCCCCCCTATCTCTCTCATGGACATCCCTTCCATGAAGAGCATGAGCACCCTTGTCTCCCTTTCAGTGAAGTACATCTTTTCCGCCACTTCCATCTGCATTCTGCTTTCGAGCTGCTCGAAGGTAAGGTTATCATCCGATGCCATGGAATCTTCGAGTCGTCCCCCGTCTTCACCCATGGGGGCATTCAGACTCAGGATGGTGACGTTGTCCTGGACCTTTCGGAGGTAATTCCTCAGATGGAAGTAACAGCCCTGAAGGATGTAACTGTCCGTTTTGTCTCCCAGCACCCCTTCCCTGTAATCAATCCACAGCCGCGTCAGGGCTTCCTGGTAAAGGTCCTCGTCATTGAAAAAAGAATAGTGTCCATTGAGTTTTCTGGTGATCCTTTTGAGTGTCGGAGAAATGCGGTGGACCAGACTATCGAATGTCATCTTAAGCCTCCCGAGGACCTCAAAATAAAAAAGGCGTCTCAAACCACTTTCGGTGATTTGGACGCCTGAGTCCTCTTTTCGTGTAGCAGCTCGCGCTGCGAGACCTCAATGTCTGCTTTGATATAGGATATAGACTAAAATGCCCGATGTCAAGTTATTCGAGCGGAGGCTTGGTAACCTCCCCCCCCCGGGGGCGCTACAATTGGTAGTCCTCCCTTCGGAAGCCCTACAATTGGTAGTCCTCCCTTCGGAAGCCCTACAATTTCCGTTTAAGGTCGGAAGTAAGTATTATGGCTTCGGCGATCTCTTTCATTGTTTTTCTTAGATCCATGCTCTTCTTGTGGATCTTCTTGTACGCCTCGTCTTCGGTTACCCCCAGTTCCTTCATAAGGATGCCTTTCGCTCGTTCTATGGTCTTTCGGGCTTCGAGGGCTTCTCTTGCAGCGAATATCTCCTGGCTCAGGTGGGTATTCTCTATTGCCACGGCAGCCTGGTTTGCCACGGCCTGGAGGATATCTATCTCCTCTTTTCTGAAGCTGTGCTCGCTTTTCGTATAGCTGTTGATAACACCGATAACCCTGTCCTTGATCATCATGGGTACCGAAAGGAGCGAGACTATGCCTTCCTTTTTCGCCACATCCGGGTACATGAAGCCCTTTTCCTTGGTCACATCGAGGACGGTTATGGGCTTTTTCTCGAGCACTATCCTTCCACTCACCGATTGACCCACTTTCAGGTTCGGCTTATTCACGTAGTCCTGGCTCAGGCTCTGGGTCGCCGCAATTACGAGCTCTTCTCTTTTTTCATCAAGGAGCATGATGGAGCATATCTTCGAATCCATCACCTTGGCCGTCATGGTGACAATAAGCTGAAGGATCTCCTTGAGATAATAATCGGAGACTATCGTGCGGGAGACCTCTGAAAGCAGATCGAGCTGTCGCGCCTTGCTCACTACCTCATCATAGGTGCGGGCATGGGAGATTGCGCTGCCAAGATACCGGCTGACGGTGAAAAGCAGATCTATCTGGTGGGACGGATAGGCGTGCTCTTCCCGGTTCCTTATATTCATCACTCCTGCTATCTCATTTTTAGAAAGTATAGGGATGGAGAGAAAGGCCTCATACTTTTCGTCATCCAGGGCGGCGAATGTTTTGAATCGCTGGTCTTTATACGCCTTCGACGCCAGGGCAAGTGGCTTTTTTTCTTTCGCTACCCATCCGGTCACGCCTTCCCCGAGCTTAAGCTTCACCATGCCCAGCATCTTGTGGTCCTCATTACTCGATGCGGTAAGGGTCAATTCATCGTTCCCTTTATCGTAAAGATAGATAAGGCATGAATCGGCCACTATCGTATTCATTACCATATCGACAATTTTTTCAAGAAGCTCGTGAAGCGAAAGATTACTACTGATGTCCTGGGCTATTTCATGCAGTATCTTCAACTCCTGCTCTTTTTGCTGCAAGCGCTCCTTCAATTCTTCGGTCATCATGTCCGTCTCTTTTTCCTTTTTTACCTTCAAAGTCATTGACTATAATATCTTTTCCCGCACCTTGTCAAACGATGCGCCCGCGACAAACCCCGAGTATGGCCGGGACCGCCATGACCTTCTTCTTCCGGGCGTCAGGTGGGATATACGGGACGCAGCGTATATTGCCGCTTGATCACGCTTATCTTATTCTTGTTGACGAGGCTTTTTATCATCCTCGAGACGGTCTCCCGCGAACAACCGCAGGAGTTGGCAATCTCGACCTGCGTGGGGCCCCGCTCGATGATCACCCTGTCCTTTATTCGTACCCCTGACTTCTCTCCTATATCGGCGAGATATCTTAATATCCTGTTTTCAACATTCAGAAAAGCGAGACCTTTAATGCGCTCGTTTGCCGCCCTTAATTTCTTGACCAGTGTCTTGAGTACATTTACGGTGAAGGCAGGATTGCTCATGAGGAGGTCAACAAAATCCTGCCTCTGTATTACCACGCATTCGGTCTCTTCCGTGGCGATGATATTGGCAAATCCGGTCAGCTCGTCGAACATGGAGAGCTCGCCGAAAAACCCGCCGGAGCCGATGACATCGAGCACGTATTCTTTGCCTTCTTCATCATAAAGGGAAATCTTGACCTTCCCGTGGAGTATGATGTGAAGGGCGGCACGGGTGTCGCCTTCTTCGAATATCACGTGCCCCTTATTGAATTTCCTGATCTTTGCGATTTTTAAAAGGATGGAAAGCTCACCCCCGGTCAATACGGAAAAGAAACTGGCACCCTGTACTCGCTCAAGATATTCCTTCATTCAGTCCCTCTCGTCATTAGGAATGTCGCTGCTATATCAGTTCCCGCGCACTCTCAAGCACCTCTGCTATCTTGTCGCCGGGCACACCGCCCTGAGCAATCTGGGCTCCCCCGCCCCCTTTACCCTGATATTTTTCGGTCAATGCTTTAATGATTTTGCCCGCATGAAAGGTTGCCTGCAGGTCGCGACTCACCGCGACGACCAGCATACCTTTCCCTTCTTCCTGTGACCCCGCCACCACGATGCAGCTTTTTACCCTGTCCCTGATCACATCCGTTACTTTCCGGAGATCGTCCGCTTTCCCGTTCACCACATTCATGGATATCAGTTTTACTCCATTCTTCTCGTATGCGGTAGTGATGGCCTCATCCACCCGGGAAAGGATGATCTCCTCCTTCAGACGCTCGATCTCTTTTTCCTTACGGTCGAGCTCGCCTAAAATCGATTCCACCCTCTCCTGCACCCTTTCGGTCTCCACATTGAGTGAGCCTGCAATCGACCGGATAGCGCCGTCAAGCTTTCTCTTGTACCGGATCGCCCCTTTTCCGGTAGCAGCTTCGATCCTCCGCACCCCTGAAGCGAGCGAGCCCTCGCTGATCACATAGAAACTGCCTATCTCGCCCGTATTACGCACATGGGTTCCCCCGCATAGTTCCACGCTGAAATCGCCAATTTTGACTACCCTGACCGTCTCCCCGTACTTCTCTTCGAAGAGCGCGGTAGCGCCTTCCTTTATTGCTTCCTCACGGTTTCTTACCTCCGTGGCAACTCCGTCACATCCCATGATCCTTTCGTTGACGATATCCTCCACCTTTGCCAATTCGAAGGCATCGAGCCCCTGGAAATGGGTGAAATCGAATCTCAGACGGTCCTTTTCCACGAGAGAGCCCGACTGTTTTACGTGATCGCCCAAGACCTGCCTCAGGGCATACTGAAGGAGATGGGTGGCCGTATGGTTTCTCGCCACACTGCGCCGTTTTTCCCTGTCTACCTCCAGGTTAACCTTCTGCCCCCTTGCGAGCGAACCTTCCTCAACGGTCACGCCATGGGAAAAGAGATCGGCCTTGACCTTTTTCACTTCCCGTATTATCGCTTTTCCGCCCGCCCAACTCACCAGCCCCTCGTCTTCAACCTGCCCGCCGCTCTCCGCGTAAAAAGGAGTGGTATCAAGGAAAATCTCTCCCTCTTCTCCCCGGGCGAGCTCCTGAACAGGTTTTTCCTCTTTCAGAATCGAGAGCACCGTGGCGTCTTTCACGCCGAGCCTCTCATATCCCACGAATTCACTTGTAATGCCTTCTTTAAGAACGGATATCTGGCCAACGCCCAGGGTCTCGCCTTTGAGCCTGGACCCCACTCTCGACCTCGTTTTCTGATCTTCCAGCGCCCGCTCGAACCCCTCCATATCCATGGTGAGTCCGTCTTCTTCCGCCATCTCCTGGGTGATATCGAGGGGGAAACCATAGGTGTCATAAAGCTTGTAGATGAGGTCGCCCGGTATGGTGCGCTCCCCCTTCTTCTTTATCTCTTCCTGGATTTCCCCATAGACCTTCATTCCCACGTTGAGGGTCTCCATGAACCTTTCCTCTTCTCCTCTTATCACGCGGGCAATATAGGGATGGTTATTCTTCACGTCGGGATATACATCTCCCATAAGGTCGACCACGGCGCCGGACAGACCGAAGAGGAACTCTTTCTCGATGCCTATCTTCTTTCCGTACCTGAGCGCCCTTCTGATGATTCTCCGGAGCACGTAAGCCCTGCCGTCCTTTCCGGGCAGGACCCCGTCGTTGATGATAAAGGTGGCACCCCTTGCATGATCGGCAATAACCCTGATTGCCGTGTCGACGGCTTCGTCTTCTCCGTAAATCCGCCGGGACATGTCTTCGATCTTCCTGATGAGAGGGAGAAAGAGGTCCGTCTCATAATTGCCGATCTTGCCCTGGAGTACGCTCGTGACCCTTTCGAAGCCCATGCCCGTGTCTATGGACGGCCTGGGCAGCTTCTTCATCTCCCCGTCGCTGGTGCGCTCGAATTCCATGAAGACAAGGTTCCATATTTCCAGATATCGGTCACAATCGCACCCCACCCTGCACTCGGGCCTCTTGCACCCTACGCTTTCACCGAGGTCATAGATGATCTCCGAGCAGGGGCCGCAAGGGCCTTCGTCGCCCATGGACCAAAAATTATCCTTTTCTCCGAGCCTGACGATCCTCTCCTTCCGGACCCCGATCGATTCCCAGATCGCGGCGGCATCGTCATCTTCCTCGTAGACGGTAACCCACAGCTTTTCCTCATCGAGCTTAATGACGCGGGTGAGGAATTCCCAGGCATAGGCGATCGCCTCTTTCTTGAAATAATCACCGAAGGAAAAATTGCCCAGCATCTCGAAAAAGGTATGGTGACGGAGTGTTTTCCCTATGTTATCGAGGTCGTTATGCTTTCCTCCGGCGCGCACGCACTTCTGGCACGTCGTCGCCCTATGATAATCCCTTTTCTCTATGCCCAGGAAGAGGTTCTTGAACTGCACCATGCCCGCGTTCACAAAAAGCAGCGTGGGGTCCTTCTCCGGCACCAATGAGGCGCTCGGCACGATTGTATGCCCCTTTCCGGCAAAATAATCGAGAAATATTCTTCTTATCTCTTTCGAATTCACTATTCACCCTTCTTCATTTCATAATGTGCGAGGATCTTCGCTTCGACCTCCTGAGCCACGGACTCGTGCTTCTTGAGAAAATCCTTGGCATTCTCCCTTCCCTGGCCGATCCTCGTCTCACCATAGGAGTACCATGCGCCCAGCTTCTCCACCACCCCTGCCTCGACCCCAAGATCAATCAGGTCCCCTTCCTTCGATATGCCGTAGCCGAAGATAATATCAAATTCCACTTCCCGGAAAGGCGGGGCAACCTTATTCTTCACGATCTTTACCCGGGTCCTGCTTCCCACCACTTCCTGACCGTCTTTAATGGCCGCTATCCGCCGGATATCGAGTCTCACCGACGCATAAAATTTAAGGGCATTTCCGCCAGTGGTAGTTTCCGGATTACCGAACATGACCCCGATCTTCTGCCTGATCTGATTAATGAAAATGACCGTGGTCATTGATTTGCTGATCGTGGC
This is a stretch of genomic DNA from Syntrophorhabdaceae bacterium. It encodes these proteins:
- a CDS encoding sigma-70 family RNA polymerase sigma factor; the protein is MTFDSLVHRISPTLKRITRKLNGHYSFFNDEDLYQEALTRLWIDYREGVLGDKTDSYILQGCYFHLRNYLRKVQDNVTILSLNAPMGEDGGRLEDSMASDDNLTFEQLESRMQMEVAEKMYFTERETRVLMLFMEGMSMREIGGRLGISHVMVLKIRNRIKDKYTRFNKEMRN
- a CDS encoding GAF domain-containing protein, which produces MTLKVKKEKETDMMTEELKERLQQKEQELKILHEIAQDISSNLSLHELLEKIVDMVMNTIVADSCLIYLYDKGNDELTLTASSNEDHKMLGMVKLKLGEGVTGWVAKEKKPLALASKAYKDQRFKTFAALDDEKYEAFLSIPILSKNEIAGVMNIRNREEHAYPSHQIDLLFTVSRYLGSAISHARTYDEVVSKARQLDLLSEVSRTIVSDYYLKEILQLIVTMTAKVMDSKICSIMLLDEKREELVIAATQSLSQDYVNKPNLKVGQSVSGRIVLEKKPITVLDVTKEKGFMYPDVAKKEGIVSLLSVPMMIKDRVIGVINSYTKSEHSFRKEEIDILQAVANQAAVAIENTHLSQEIFAAREALEARKTIERAKGILMKELGVTEDEAYKKIHKKSMDLRKTMKEIAEAIILTSDLKRKL
- a CDS encoding Crp/Fnr family transcriptional regulator, which encodes MKEYLERVQGASFFSVLTGGELSILLKIAKIRKFNKGHVIFEEGDTRAALHIILHGKVKISLYDEEGKEYVLDVIGSGGFFGELSMFDELTGFANIIATEETECVVIQRQDFVDLLMSNPAFTVNVLKTLVKKLRAANERIKGLAFLNVENRILRYLADIGEKSGVRIKDRVIIERGPTQVEIANSCGCSRETVSRMIKSLVNKNKISVIKRQYTLRPVYPT
- the alaS gene encoding alanine--tRNA ligase; translated protein: MNSKEIRRIFLDYFAGKGHTIVPSASLVPEKDPTLLFVNAGMVQFKNLFLGIEKRDYHRATTCQKCVRAGGKHNDLDNIGKTLRHHTFFEMLGNFSFGDYFKKEAIAYAWEFLTRVIKLDEEKLWVTVYEEDDDAAAIWESIGVRKERIVRLGEKDNFWSMGDEGPCGPCSEIIYDLGESVGCKRPECRVGCDCDRYLEIWNLVFMEFERTSDGEMKKLPRPSIDTGMGFERVTSVLQGKIGNYETDLFLPLIRKIEDMSRRIYGEDEAVDTAIRVIADHARGATFIINDGVLPGKDGRAYVLRRIIRRALRYGKKIGIEKEFLFGLSGAVVDLMGDVYPDVKNNHPYIARVIRGEEERFMETLNVGMKVYGEIQEEIKKKGERTIPGDLIYKLYDTYGFPLDITQEMAEEDGLTMDMEGFERALEDQKTRSRVGSRLKGETLGVGQISVLKEGITSEFVGYERLGVKDATVLSILKEEKPVQELARGEEGEIFLDTTPFYAESGGQVEDEGLVSWAGGKAIIREVKKVKADLFSHGVTVEEGSLARGQKVNLEVDREKRRSVARNHTATHLLQYALRQVLGDHVKQSGSLVEKDRLRFDFTHFQGLDAFELAKVEDIVNERIMGCDGVATEVRNREEAIKEGATALFEEKYGETVRVVKIGDFSVELCGGTHVRNTGEIGSFYVISEGSLASGVRRIEAATGKGAIRYKRKLDGAIRSIAGSLNVETERVQERVESILGELDRKEKEIERLKEEIILSRVDEAITTAYEKNGVKLISMNVVNGKADDLRKVTDVIRDRVKSCIVVAGSQEEGKGMLVVAVSRDLQATFHAGKIIKALTEKYQGKGGGGAQIAQGGVPGDKIAEVLESARELI